Proteins encoded together in one Benincasa hispida cultivar B227 chromosome 1, ASM972705v1, whole genome shotgun sequence window:
- the LOC120071133 gene encoding bifunctional protein FolD 4, chloroplastic-like: MASSMKFTDCSPSAAVRLFPSTRTRLRSSDDAVLFRRLLGLSHPAFPRTFVSRSSTSTLPVISASISTEATAEVIDGKLVAKQIREEITAEVSRMKEAIGVVPGLAVILVGDRKDSATYVRNKKKACESVGIKSFEVNLPEDCTEQEVLKYISDFNDDPHVHGILVQLPLPKHMNEQNILHAVNIGKDVDGFHPLNIGRLAMRGEEPLFVPCTPKGCIELLHRYNISIKGKRAVVIGRSNIVGTPAALLLQGEDATVSVVHSRTKDPEELTRQADIIISAVGKANMVKGSWIKPGAVIIDVGINPVEDANSPRGYRLVGDVCYEEASKIASAITPVPGGVGPMTIAMLLSNTLTAAKRTHNFQ, translated from the exons ATGGCGTCATCAATGAAATTCACAGATTGCTCCCCTTCTGCCGCTGTTCGTCTTTTTCCCTCTACTCGAACCAGGCTTCGAAGCTCCGATGACGCTGTTCTCTTTCGCCGTCTTCTTGGCCTTTCGCACCCTGCCTTTCCTAGAACTTTCGTTTCTCGCTCTTCGACTTCAACTTTGCCCGTCATCTCGG CTTCAATTTCAACCGAGGCAACTGCAGAAGTGATTGATGGAAAATTGGTGGCGAAGCAGATTAGAGAGGAGATTACTGCTGAAGTATCTCGAATGAAGGAGGCCATTGGTGTTGTTCCAGGCTTAGCAGTCATCCTTGTTGGAGATAGGAAGGATTCTGCAACTTATGTACGAAATAAGAAAAAAGCTTGTGAATCTGTGGGTATTAAATCTTTCGAAGTAAACTTGCCTGAAGATTGTACCGAGCAAGAAGTACTCAAGTATATATCCGACTTCAATGATGATCCACATGTTCATGGCATCCTTGTTCAGTTACCTTTACCTAAA CATATGAATGAACAGAATATATTGCATGCTGTTAACATTGGGAAAGATGTAGATGGATTTCACCCGCTAAACATTGGTCGTCTTGCAATGAGAGGTGAAGAACCATTGTTTGTTCCATGTACGCCAAAAGGGTGTATTGAATTGCTGCATAGATATAACATTAGTATCAAAGGGAAGAGAGCCGTTGTAATTGGTCGAAGCAATATTGTAGGAACTCCAGCTGCTCTTTTGCTTCAA GGAGAAGATGCAACAGTCAGCGTTGTTCATTCTAGGACCAAAGACCCTGAAGAGTTAACAAGACAAGCTGATATCATCATCTCTGCAGTTGGCAAAGCCAATATGGTCAAGGGCAGTTGGATAAAGCCCGGAGCAGTTATTATCGACGTTGGAATTAATCCAGTAGAG GATGCAAATAGTCCTCGTGGGTATCGGCTAGTTGGAGACGTTTGTTATGAGGAGGCTAGCAAAATAGCTTCAGCCATTACTCCTGTACCTGGTGGGGTTGGGCCGATGACGATAGCAATGCTGCTCTCCAACACACTTACAGCAGCCAAAAGAACACATAACTTCCAGTGA